One window from the genome of Phycisphaerae bacterium encodes:
- a CDS encoding nitrophenyl compound nitroreductase subunit ArsF family protein → MIRPCQQCDGAYPIGMWMSALLICMLVIAWKHWPRMGRIGRVGMIAVCMVVFGGSIATSYWQHTSGSTDGACGTYFTPILPPPATGPSSQPMMGAATVASQPVAESFVFEASPDVGAFYFHRTVRCHSCLQIEEWARQVIETYFGEELAGGLIEWRPVNIDEPGNEHFEKDYRLTTQSLVLVRMIDGRPAEWKNLKSVWEFLGDYAAMTEYVRSELSAFLHDVYGM, encoded by the coding sequence ATGATCCGGCCCTGCCAACAGTGTGATGGCGCGTACCCGATCGGCATGTGGATGTCGGCGCTGCTGATTTGCATGCTGGTGATCGCGTGGAAGCATTGGCCGCGTATGGGACGGATAGGTCGCGTCGGCATGATCGCGGTCTGCATGGTGGTCTTCGGCGGGTCAATCGCGACCAGCTATTGGCAGCATACGAGCGGTTCAACAGACGGAGCATGCGGCACGTATTTCACACCCATTCTTCCGCCTCCTGCCACAGGACCGAGCAGTCAGCCGATGATGGGCGCTGCAACGGTTGCTTCGCAGCCGGTCGCTGAATCCTTCGTTTTCGAGGCTTCGCCGGATGTGGGTGCCTTTTATTTCCATCGGACGGTGCGCTGCCATTCCTGTTTACAGATCGAGGAATGGGCCAGGCAGGTGATCGAAACGTACTTCGGCGAAGAGCTTGCCGGCGGGCTGATCGAGTGGCGCCCCGTCAACATTGACGAGCCGGGAAACGAACATTTTGAGAAGGACTATAGACTGACCACGCAGTCGCTGGTGCTGGTGCGGATGATAGATGGGCGGCCGGCAGAGTGGAAGAATCTCAAGTCCGTTTGGGAATTCCTGGGGGATTACGCTGCTATGACAGAATACGTGCGGAGCGAACTGTCGGCGTTTCTCCATGACGTATACGGGATGTAG